One window of Flavobacterium dauae genomic DNA carries:
- a CDS encoding aminotransferase class I/II-fold pyridoxal phosphate-dependent enzyme, whose translation MVKDLFERIHDNKGPLGKWASQAEGYFVFPKLEGKLGPRMQFQGKEVLNWSINDYLGLATHPEVLKVDAEAAAEYGAAYPMGARMMSGHTDWHEKLQDELAAFVHKEAAYLLNFGYQGMVSTIDALVTKNDVIVYDVDSHACIIDGVRLHMGKRFTYKHNDVESLEKNLQRATKMAEEQNGGILVITEGVFGMRGQQGKLKEIIALKEKYNFRLLVDDAHGFGTLGKTGAGAGEEQGCQDGIDVYFSTFAKSMASIGAFIAADKDIIDYLKYNLRSQMFAKSLPMILVKGALKRLQLLKENPGLKDKLWENVNRLQNGLKDRGFNIGDTNTCVTPVYLEGSIPEAMIMVNDLRENYGIFLSIVVYPVIPKGIILLRVIPTASHTFEDIDQTLSSFEAIRGKLVDGTYKKIAAETTVDMEAQ comes from the coding sequence ATGGTTAAAGATTTATTTGAAAGAATTCACGATAATAAAGGTCCGTTAGGAAAATGGGCTTCACAAGCAGAAGGTTATTTTGTATTTCCAAAATTAGAAGGAAAATTAGGACCAAGAATGCAATTTCAAGGAAAAGAAGTGTTAAACTGGTCTATTAACGACTATTTAGGTTTGGCTACGCATCCCGAAGTTTTAAAAGTAGATGCTGAAGCTGCTGCTGAATATGGTGCGGCTTACCCTATGGGAGCCCGTATGATGTCTGGACACACAGATTGGCACGAAAAATTGCAAGACGAATTAGCCGCTTTTGTACATAAAGAAGCTGCTTATTTGTTAAACTTTGGATACCAAGGAATGGTTTCTACCATTGATGCTTTGGTTACTAAAAACGATGTAATTGTTTACGATGTTGATTCGCACGCTTGTATTATCGACGGCGTACGTTTGCATATGGGTAAACGTTTTACCTACAAACACAACGATGTAGAATCTTTAGAAAAAAATTTACAGCGTGCTACTAAAATGGCAGAAGAACAAAACGGAGGTATTTTGGTTATTACCGAAGGTGTTTTTGGAATGCGCGGACAGCAAGGTAAATTAAAAGAAATTATTGCATTAAAAGAAAAATACAATTTCCGTTTATTGGTTGATGACGCTCACGGATTTGGTACCTTAGGTAAAACAGGTGCCGGAGCAGGTGAGGAGCAAGGTTGCCAAGATGGTATTGACGTGTACTTTTCTACCTTTGCAAAATCAATGGCGTCTATTGGAGCATTCATAGCTGCCGATAAAGATATTATCGATTATTTAAAATACAACTTACGTTCACAAATGTTCGCTAAATCGTTACCAATGATTTTAGTGAAAGGAGCTTTAAAACGTTTACAATTGTTAAAAGAAAACCCAGGTTTAAAAGATAAGTTGTGGGAAAACGTAAACCGTTTACAAAATGGTTTAAAAGACCGCGGATTTAATATTGGCGATACAAATACTTGCGTAACTCCGGTTTATTTAGAAGGATCTATTCCAGAAGCTATGATTATGGTAAACGACTTACGTGAAAATTACGGAATCTTTTTGTCTATTGTAGTGTATCCGGTAATTCCAAAAGGAATTATTTTATTACGTGTTATTCCAACAGCATCGCACACATTTGAAGATATCGATCAAACCTTATCATCTTTTGAAGCTATTCGCGGAAAATTAGTAGATGGAACGTACAAAAAAATTGCTGCCGAAACTACGGTTGATATGGAAGCTCAGTAA
- the gyrB gene encoding DNA topoisomerase (ATP-hydrolyzing) subunit B → MSEEIKKNSYSADSIQALEGMEHVRMRPSMYIGDVGPRGLHHLVYEVVDNSIDEALAGYCDSIQVIINQDNSISVQDNGRGIPVGIHKKEGVSALEVVMTKIGAGGKFDKDSYKVSGGLHGVGVSCVNALSDHLRAEVHNEGKIWEQEYERGKAMYPVRSIGETNVTGTKVTFKPDASIFTQTLEYSYDTLAARLRELSFLNKGITITLTDLRNVDENGQAKSEIFHSTEGLKEYVRFLDGNRVPIISHVISMENEKSEVPVEVALIYNDSYSENIYSYVNNINTHEGGTHLQGFRMGLTRTLKKYADASGLLDKLKFEITGDDFREGLTAIISVKVMEPQFEGQTKTKLGNREVVSPVSQAVADMLEAYLEENPADAKTIVQKVILAAQARHAAKKAREMVQRKTVMSGGGLPGKLSDCSEQDPEKCEIFFVEGDSAGGTAKQGRDRNFQAIMPLRGKILNVEKAMGHKVFENEEIRNIFTALGVTIGTEEDSKALNLSKLRYHKVVIMCDADVDGSHIATLILTFLFRYMRELIEKGYVYIATPPLYMVKKGTKKQYAWSDEERIALMEQMGQGSSVQRYKGLGEMNAEQLWETTMNPEFRTLRQINLDNLAEADRVFSMLMGDEVPPRREFIEKNAVYAKIDA, encoded by the coding sequence ATGAGTGAAGAAATAAAGAAAAATTCGTATTCTGCCGACAGTATTCAGGCATTGGAGGGAATGGAGCACGTTCGTATGCGCCCATCAATGTATATTGGCGATGTTGGTCCGCGAGGATTGCACCATTTGGTTTACGAAGTTGTTGATAACTCAATCGATGAAGCTTTAGCGGGCTATTGCGATTCTATTCAGGTAATCATAAATCAGGATAATTCTATTAGCGTTCAGGACAATGGTCGTGGTATTCCGGTAGGCATTCATAAAAAAGAAGGTGTATCGGCATTAGAAGTGGTAATGACCAAAATTGGTGCCGGTGGTAAATTTGATAAAGATTCTTATAAAGTTTCCGGTGGTTTACACGGAGTAGGTGTCTCTTGTGTAAATGCGCTTTCTGACCATTTACGTGCCGAAGTACACAACGAAGGTAAAATTTGGGAACAAGAATATGAGCGTGGTAAAGCAATGTACCCGGTTCGCAGCATTGGTGAAACAAATGTAACCGGAACCAAGGTAACTTTTAAGCCAGATGCTTCTATTTTTACACAAACATTAGAGTATTCGTATGATACATTGGCAGCACGTTTGCGCGAATTATCATTTTTAAATAAAGGAATTACCATAACATTGACCGATTTGCGTAATGTGGACGAAAACGGTCAGGCAAAATCTGAAATTTTTCATTCTACCGAAGGTTTAAAAGAATATGTTCGATTTTTAGACGGAAACCGTGTGCCAATTATCAGCCACGTAATCAGTATGGAAAACGAAAAAAGCGAAGTTCCTGTTGAAGTAGCATTGATTTATAACGATAGTTATTCAGAAAATATTTATTCATACGTTAATAATATCAATACCCACGAAGGAGGAACGCATTTGCAAGGTTTCCGTATGGGATTAACTCGTACATTAAAAAAATATGCCGATGCTTCGGGTTTGTTAGATAAATTGAAATTCGAAATTACTGGTGACGATTTCCGTGAAGGCCTAACAGCAATTATTTCTGTTAAAGTAATGGAACCACAGTTCGAAGGTCAAACCAAAACCAAATTAGGAAACCGTGAAGTGGTATCGCCTGTATCACAAGCTGTTGCTGATATGTTGGAAGCTTATTTGGAAGAAAATCCGGCAGATGCTAAAACTATTGTTCAAAAAGTTATTTTAGCAGCACAGGCACGCCACGCAGCAAAAAAAGCACGCGAAATGGTTCAGCGTAAAACAGTTATGAGTGGTGGTGGTTTACCTGGTAAACTTTCGGACTGTTCAGAGCAAGATCCTGAAAAATGCGAGATTTTCTTTGTCGAGGGAGATTCGGCAGGTGGAACCGCAAAGCAAGGTCGTGATCGAAACTTTCAGGCAATTATGCCATTACGTGGTAAAATATTGAATGTTGAAAAAGCAATGGGACACAAAGTGTTCGAAAACGAAGAAATTCGTAATATTTTTACCGCTTTAGGTGTAACCATTGGTACCGAAGAAGACAGTAAAGCATTGAATCTTTCTAAATTGCGTTATCATAAAGTAGTAATTATGTGTGATGCCGATGTTGACGGTAGCCACATTGCTACCTTAATTTTAACGTTCTTGTTCCGTTACATGCGCGAATTAATCGAAAAAGGATATGTTTATATTGCAACGCCGCCATTATACATGGTTAAAAAAGGAACTAAAAAACAGTATGCTTGGAGCGATGAAGAACGCATTGCGTTAATGGAACAAATGGGACAAGGTTCGTCGGTTCAACGATACAAAGGTTTAGGGGAGATGAATGCAGAACAGCTGTGGGAAACTACAATGAATCCTGAATTTAGAACCCTTCGCCAGATAAACCTTGATAATTTAGCAGAAGCAGACCGTGTGTTCTCTATGTTAATGGGCGACGAAGTACCACCGCGTAGAGAATTTATTGAGAAAAATGCTGTTTATGCAAAAATTGATGCTTAA
- a CDS encoding alpha-ketoacid dehydrogenase subunit alpha/beta: protein MSETATKEALTFEDFKQEVLNDYKTARISRECSLLGRKEVLTGKAKFGIFGDGKEVPQLAMAKAFKNGDFRSGYYRDQTFMMAIGALNIQQFFAGLYGHPDITQDPMSGGRQMGGHFATHSLDENGEWKNLTQQKNSSSDISPTAGQMPRLLGLAQASKIYREFPNADKDQKFSVNGNEVAWGTIGNASTSEGLFFETINAAGVLQVPMVMSVWDDMYGISVHARHQTTKESISEILKGFQKEEDTNGYEILTVLGWDYPALVDTYAKAAQIARTNHIPVLIHVKELTQPQGHSTSGSHERYKSADRLQWESDLDCIAKMRSWMIDNNIATSEELDTLDAELKKEVLAGKKAAWEAYLNPIKEERTALVEVLNSVAASSANKVFIEKMIADLNSIKEPIRKDNLTTARKILRMVIGEAGQNALATWIQNYTNEIQPKFSSHLMSQSAGKAENVAEILPVYDESSEMVDARLIIRNNFDKIFETYPEALIFGEDSGNIGDVNQGLEGLQEKYGEARVSDAGIREASILGQGIGMAMRGLRPIAEIQYLDYLLYALQIMSDDLATVQYRTAGKQKAPLIVRTRGHRLEGIWHSGSPMGMIINAVRGMHVLVPRSMTKAAGFYNTLLKADEPALVIECLNGYRLKEKMPNNIGEFTTPIGVVETIKQGTDLTIVSYGSTLRIVEQAAKELLEVGIDVEIIDAQSLLPFDKNHDCVKSLQKTNRLLVVDEDVPGGASAYILQQIVDVQEGYKFLDSKPETLAAKPHRPAYGTDGDYFSKPSAEDVFEKVYAVMNEVNPTKYPSLY, encoded by the coding sequence ATGAGTGAAACAGCTACAAAAGAAGCTTTAACTTTCGAAGATTTTAAACAAGAAGTTTTAAACGATTATAAAACAGCACGTATTTCTCGCGAATGCAGCTTGTTAGGTCGTAAAGAGGTTTTAACCGGAAAAGCAAAGTTTGGTATTTTTGGCGATGGAAAAGAAGTTCCGCAGCTGGCAATGGCAAAAGCTTTTAAAAACGGAGATTTCCGTTCGGGTTACTACCGTGACCAAACCTTTATGATGGCAATTGGTGCGTTAAACATCCAGCAGTTTTTTGCAGGTTTATATGGTCATCCCGATATTACCCAAGATCCAATGTCTGGTGGTCGTCAAATGGGCGGGCATTTTGCTACGCATAGTTTAGACGAAAACGGCGAATGGAAAAATCTTACACAACAAAAAAATTCAAGTTCAGATATCTCTCCAACAGCAGGTCAAATGCCTCGTTTATTAGGTTTGGCACAAGCATCAAAAATCTATCGCGAATTCCCAAATGCAGATAAAGATCAAAAATTTTCTGTAAACGGAAACGAAGTTGCTTGGGGAACAATTGGCAACGCATCAACTTCTGAAGGATTGTTTTTTGAAACAATCAACGCAGCTGGTGTATTGCAGGTACCAATGGTAATGAGCGTTTGGGACGATATGTACGGAATTTCGGTTCACGCACGCCACCAAACCACAAAAGAAAGTATTTCTGAAATTTTAAAAGGTTTCCAGAAAGAAGAAGACACAAATGGATACGAAATTTTAACCGTTCTTGGTTGGGATTATCCTGCGTTGGTTGATACGTATGCAAAAGCAGCGCAAATTGCACGCACAAATCATATTCCGGTTTTAATTCACGTTAAAGAATTAACACAGCCGCAAGGACACTCAACTTCTGGTTCGCACGAACGCTACAAATCTGCAGACCGTTTGCAATGGGAGAGCGATCTTGACTGTATTGCGAAAATGCGTTCTTGGATGATTGATAACAATATTGCTACAAGCGAAGAATTAGACACGTTAGATGCCGAATTGAAAAAAGAGGTTTTAGCCGGTAAAAAAGCAGCTTGGGAAGCGTATTTAAATCCTATCAAAGAAGAAAGAACGGCTTTGGTTGAAGTTTTAAATTCGGTTGCAGCATCATCGGCAAACAAAGTGTTTATCGAGAAAATGATTGCCGATTTAAACAGTATCAAAGAACCAATCCGCAAAGATAATTTAACTACTGCACGTAAAATTTTGCGTATGGTTATTGGCGAAGCTGGTCAAAACGCTTTAGCAACGTGGATTCAGAATTATACCAACGAAATTCAACCAAAATTCAGTTCTCATTTAATGTCGCAATCAGCAGGCAAAGCAGAAAATGTAGCAGAAATTTTACCTGTTTACGATGAAAGCTCTGAAATGGTCGATGCCCGTTTAATCATTCGTAATAATTTCGATAAGATATTCGAAACCTATCCTGAAGCTTTAATTTTCGGGGAAGATTCTGGAAATATTGGCGATGTAAACCAAGGTTTAGAAGGTTTACAGGAAAAATACGGCGAAGCACGAGTTTCCGATGCGGGAATTCGCGAAGCAAGTATTTTAGGTCAGGGTATTGGTATGGCAATGCGCGGTTTACGTCCAATTGCAGAGATCCAGTATTTAGACTATTTATTGTACGCTTTACAAATTATGAGCGATGATTTAGCAACCGTTCAATACAGAACGGCAGGTAAACAAAAAGCACCACTTATTGTTCGTACGCGTGGTCACCGTTTAGAAGGTATCTGGCATTCGGGTTCGCCAATGGGTATGATTATTAATGCCGTTCGTGGTATGCACGTTCTGGTGCCAAGAAGTATGACAAAAGCTGCCGGATTCTATAACACCTTATTGAAAGCTGATGAGCCTGCGTTGGTTATTGAATGTTTGAACGGATACCGTTTAAAAGAAAAAATGCCTAATAATATTGGCGAATTTACAACACCAATTGGTGTGGTTGAAACCATTAAGCAAGGAACAGATTTAACAATTGTTTCGTACGGATCTACTTTAAGAATAGTAGAACAAGCAGCAAAAGAATTGTTAGAAGTTGGTATTGATGTTGAAATTATCGATGCGCAATCTTTATTGCCTTTCGATAAAAATCACGATTGTGTAAAATCGCTTCAAAAAACAAACCGTTTGTTGGTGGTAGATGAAGATGTACCAGGTGGTGCATCGGCTTATATTTTACAACAAATTGTAGATGTTCAAGAAGGATACAAATTTTTAGACAGCAAACCTGAAACATTGGCAGCAAAACCACACAGACCGGCTTACGGAACCGATGGTGATTATTTTTCTAAACCATCAGCAGAAGATGTTTTTGAAAAAGTTTATGCTGTAATGAACGAGGTAAATCCAACAAAATATCCAAGTTTATACTAA
- the secDF gene encoding protein translocase subunit SecDF gives MQNKGLVKFIAIIFALVSIYQLSFTFVTDHYEKKAKEFAKGDLTKEARYLDSIANEKVYLGQTFAEVRSKEVQKGLDLEGGINVMLQISVKDILKGLANNSKNAVFNQALVEAEKNREGNQTYLESFYVAFDKLSKGSVKLSSSEIFANRNLQEVTTSMTDAQVKTILNRKVAESVESAFRVISERIDKFGVASPTIQKVGESGRILVELPGAKDIDRIKNLLQSTAQLEFWETYKGDEVGQFLMAANNVLKEKKTKQPQVSKDTLKKEEAKTDVDKLLTGVSKDTAANAQQDLGPIVSLIKAPGYQGSPIIAFFATKDTAQVNTYLKDPQVRSLLNGDLRYVKFAWGKAKKDANIVELYALKGNAQNIAPLSGAVITEARQDYDNLNKAVVSMQMNPNGAKIWEALTGKAYTEQSNIAIVLDNIVYSAPGVTQQGGIAGGSSSISGDFTVQEAKDLANILKAGKLPASADIISSEVIGPSLGQAAIDAGLLSSVVGLILVVGWMVFYYGKAGWYANIALLVNLLFLFGILTSLGAVLTLPGIAGIVLTMGTAVDANIIIYERAKEELRHGKSLKEAIASSYSWHGAMRAIVDANVTHILTGIILFIFGIGPIKGFATTLLIGIFTSLFTSIFIARIFLDKDAAAGKIVNFCTSITKNWFTNFNFDFIKMKKATYVISGLVVIISCVSFAVNGFDQGVDFVGGRTFQVKFEKPVEPTEIAEDLSSTFGVTVAAKQFGSANQMRIITKYKVDEESAKVDQEVNELLYKGLKKYYSSNITYDDFIKTSETKTLGVVSASKVSATVSEDIKTDSVYAVIGSMAVVFIYLMVSFRKWQYSLGAVAAVLHDVIFVLGIYSLCYKFLPWHMEIDQHFIAAILTVIGYSMNDTVIVFDRVREFLLGKTKGDFNHIVNDSVNTTLSRTINTSLTMVLVLLIMFIFGGESIRGFVFAMLVGIAVGTYSSLFLATPILVDTMPRKDKKEIERLHREAQEAEA, from the coding sequence ATGCAGAATAAAGGACTCGTTAAGTTTATTGCGATTATTTTTGCGTTGGTAAGCATTTACCAATTGTCCTTTACGTTTGTGACAGATCATTACGAGAAAAAAGCAAAGGAATTTGCAAAAGGTGATTTAACCAAAGAAGCTCGTTATTTAGATTCAATTGCAAACGAAAAGGTTTATTTAGGTCAAACTTTTGCCGAAGTACGTTCTAAAGAGGTACAAAAAGGGTTGGATCTTGAAGGAGGTATCAACGTGATGCTTCAAATTTCGGTTAAAGACATTTTAAAAGGATTGGCAAACAATTCTAAAAATGCGGTTTTCAATCAGGCTTTAGTAGAGGCTGAGAAAAATCGGGAAGGTAACCAAACGTATTTAGAATCGTTTTATGTTGCTTTCGATAAATTGTCTAAAGGCAGCGTAAAATTATCTTCTTCAGAAATTTTTGCAAACAGAAACTTACAAGAAGTAACCACTTCAATGACAGATGCACAGGTTAAAACTATTTTAAATAGAAAAGTTGCAGAGTCGGTAGAAAGTGCTTTCCGTGTAATTAGTGAACGTATCGATAAATTTGGTGTGGCTTCTCCAACCATTCAAAAAGTAGGAGAATCGGGTAGAATCTTAGTAGAATTACCTGGTGCTAAAGACATCGATCGTATTAAAAACTTATTACAATCAACTGCTCAGTTAGAATTTTGGGAAACTTATAAAGGCGACGAAGTTGGTCAGTTTTTAATGGCTGCCAATAATGTTTTAAAAGAGAAAAAAACAAAACAACCTCAGGTTTCTAAAGATACACTTAAAAAAGAAGAAGCTAAAACAGATGTTGATAAATTATTAACAGGTGTTTCTAAAGATACCGCTGCAAATGCACAACAAGATTTAGGACCAATTGTTTCTTTAATTAAAGCACCAGGTTATCAAGGTTCGCCAATTATTGCATTTTTTGCTACAAAAGATACCGCACAGGTTAATACGTATTTAAAAGATCCGCAAGTTCGCAGCTTGTTAAACGGCGATTTACGTTATGTAAAATTTGCCTGGGGTAAAGCTAAAAAAGACGCAAACATTGTAGAATTATATGCTTTAAAAGGTAATGCACAAAATATAGCACCTTTATCCGGAGCAGTTATTACTGAGGCAAGACAAGATTATGACAATCTTAACAAGGCAGTAGTTTCAATGCAAATGAACCCTAACGGAGCTAAAATTTGGGAAGCCTTAACAGGAAAAGCTTATACAGAACAATCAAATATTGCCATTGTTTTAGACAACATCGTTTATTCGGCTCCGGGTGTAACTCAACAAGGTGGTATTGCAGGTGGTAGTTCAAGTATTTCGGGAGATTTTACCGTTCAAGAAGCTAAAGATTTAGCCAATATTTTAAAAGCAGGTAAATTACCGGCTTCGGCTGATATTATTTCTTCAGAAGTTATCGGACCATCGTTAGGTCAGGCTGCAATTGATGCAGGATTACTATCATCTGTTGTAGGATTAATCTTGGTAGTTGGCTGGATGGTTTTCTATTACGGAAAAGCAGGTTGGTACGCAAATATTGCATTATTGGTAAACTTATTGTTCTTATTTGGAATATTAACAAGTTTAGGTGCGGTATTAACACTACCTGGTATTGCCGGTATTGTTTTAACAATGGGTACGGCGGTTGATGCCAATATCATTATTTACGAACGCGCAAAAGAAGAATTGCGTCACGGAAAATCATTAAAAGAAGCCATTGCTTCATCATATAGCTGGCACGGAGCAATGCGTGCTATTGTAGATGCAAACGTAACGCATATTTTAACAGGTATTATCTTATTTATTTTTGGTATAGGACCAATTAAAGGATTTGCAACTACTTTGTTAATTGGTATTTTTACATCGTTATTCACCTCTATTTTCATTGCACGTATCTTCTTAGACAAAGATGCAGCCGCAGGAAAAATTGTAAATTTCTGTACATCAATTACTAAAAACTGGTTCACAAATTTCAATTTTGATTTTATTAAAATGAAAAAGGCAACCTATGTAATTTCCGGGCTTGTAGTAATTATTAGTTGCGTTTCGTTTGCAGTGAACGGATTTGACCAAGGTGTTGATTTTGTTGGTGGGCGTACCTTCCAGGTTAAGTTTGAAAAACCAGTTGAGCCAACAGAAATTGCCGAAGATTTATCTTCAACATTTGGTGTAACCGTAGCAGCAAAACAGTTTGGTAGTGCCAATCAAATGCGCATCATCACCAAATATAAGGTTGATGAAGAGTCGGCAAAAGTTGATCAGGAAGTAAACGAACTATTGTATAAAGGTTTAAAGAAATACTATTCTAGCAATATTACGTACGATGATTTCATTAAAACATCAGAAACTAAAACATTAGGTGTAGTTTCTGCGTCAAAAGTAAGTGCAACCGTTTCAGAAGACATTAAAACCGATTCTGTTTACGCAGTAATTGGGTCAATGGCAGTAGTATTTATTTACTTAATGGTATCATTCCGCAAATGGCAATATTCGTTAGGTGCAGTCGCAGCTGTTTTACACGATGTGATTTTTGTATTGGGAATTTATTCTTTATGCTATAAATTTTTACCGTGGCATATGGAAATCGACCAGCATTTTATCGCGGCAATATTAACCGTAATTGGTTATTCAATGAACGATACCGTAATTGTATTCGACCGTGTTCGCGAATTCCTTTTAGGTAAAACAAAAGGCGATTTCAACCATATTGTTAACGATTCTGTAAACACCACATTATCAAGAACAATCAATACCTCTTTAACTATGGTATTGGTATTGTTGATTATGTTTATTTTTGGTGGAGAATCAATCCGCGGCTTTGTATTTGCAATGTTAGTGGGTATTGCCGTAGGAACATACTCATCTTTATTCCTTGCAACACCAATTTTGGTTGATACTATGCCAAGAAAAGATAAAAAAGAAATTGAAAGATTACACCGCGAAGCTCAAGAAGCAGAAGCGTAA
- a CDS encoding TonB-dependent receptor → MKKYLVSITIVAAFYANQANAQDDKNKKNNTVGTEVVNVTSEYQATLNDAFKINDNPLIEDQDINQKKTVKYTIFSVPVASTFAPAKGEAAPVDNDSLANFYNNYALLGYGNFNTIRGELGIVEQIGSKNMYVGGLLKHLSSDGDKNLDGVELENSYSKSNLDFMLGQHNENNQWNAQFGAMTSKYNWYGTPSDFYVSNFNFDMVDPLQKYGDVHVGASYENYTGAFEKAAVSYKYFWDDYSSKESRFIFAPKFNIELPEQTVHINFEADYLNTQFAENGIDNKQDKYNYLNLSVNPSIKFFDTDYSVELGAGLTYILGKERGVEDNALVIYPMVKANFNLVPDIVQAYAGAVGGVKQNSYADLAEENPFVAPSLVLRPTQTKFDLYAGMKGKLYHNLSYNVRVNYKTEDDKAMFTINPYDINLQNKQGYQYGNSFGLIYDKVNTLSLFGELNFDFSDKAKIGISGEYNNYSVENYENAFHLPQGKINLNVLYNFTNQWFANADLGYVGQRYEFGGTTVNDLKLGDYYDLNLTVGYRPTAQWTVFLKGMNLANENYYRFNQYRVQGLQILGGAMYKFDF, encoded by the coding sequence ATGAAAAAGTACTTAGTAAGTATCACTATAGTAGCTGCATTTTATGCCAATCAGGCAAATGCACAAGACGATAAAAATAAAAAAAATAATACAGTAGGAACAGAGGTTGTCAACGTAACGTCAGAATATCAGGCAACATTGAACGATGCTTTTAAAATTAACGATAATCCGCTTATCGAAGATCAAGACATCAACCAGAAAAAAACAGTAAAATACACCATTTTTTCTGTTCCGGTGGCTTCAACATTTGCACCGGCTAAAGGCGAGGCTGCACCGGTTGATAACGATTCGCTGGCTAATTTTTACAATAATTATGCGTTGTTAGGTTACGGCAACTTTAACACCATTCGTGGCGAATTAGGTATTGTAGAGCAAATTGGATCTAAAAATATGTATGTAGGCGGTTTGTTAAAACATCTTTCGTCAGACGGAGATAAAAATTTAGATGGCGTAGAACTCGAAAATTCTTACAGTAAATCAAATTTAGATTTTATGTTGGGGCAGCATAATGAAAACAATCAGTGGAATGCCCAATTTGGTGCAATGACATCGAAATACAATTGGTACGGAACACCGTCGGATTTTTATGTGTCGAATTTTAACTTTGATATGGTAGATCCGTTGCAAAAATACGGCGATGTTCACGTTGGGGCATCTTACGAAAATTATACAGGCGCTTTTGAAAAAGCAGCTGTTTCTTACAAATACTTTTGGGACGATTACAGCAGTAAAGAAAGCAGATTTATCTTTGCACCAAAGTTTAATATAGAACTCCCCGAACAAACAGTACACATAAATTTTGAAGCCGATTATTTAAATACACAATTTGCCGAAAATGGTATTGATAATAAGCAAGATAAATATAATTATTTAAACTTATCGGTTAACCCGAGTATTAAGTTTTTTGATACCGATTATTCTGTAGAATTAGGTGCTGGCTTAACATATATATTAGGAAAAGAAAGAGGTGTAGAAGATAACGCTTTGGTGATTTATCCAATGGTTAAGGCAAACTTTAATCTGGTTCCTGATATTGTTCAGGCGTATGCGGGAGCTGTTGGGGGAGTAAAACAAAATTCGTATGCCGATTTAGCCGAAGAAAATCCGTTTGTAGCACCTTCTTTAGTATTAAGACCCACACAAACAAAATTCGATCTTTATGCCGGAATGAAAGGGAAACTATATCACAATTTATCGTATAACGTGCGTGTTAACTATAAAACCGAAGACGATAAGGCAATGTTTACAATCAATCCGTACGATATAAATCTACAAAATAAACAAGGTTATCAATACGGAAACTCGTTTGGTTTAATTTACGATAAAGTAAATACATTGAGTTTATTCGGAGAATTGAACTTTGATTTTTCAGATAAAGCAAAAATCGGAATTTCGGGCGAATACAATAATTACAGCGTAGAAAATTACGAAAACGCATTTCATTTGCCACAAGGAAAAATCAATTTAAATGTCTTGTATAATTTTACCAATCAATGGTTTGCAAATGCCGATTTAGGATACGTGGGACAACGTTATGAGTTTGGAGGCACAACGGTTAATGATTTAAAATTAGGCGATTATTATGATTTAAATCTTACCGTAGGTTACAGACCCACAGCTCAGTGGACAGTGTTCTTAAAAGGTATGAATTTAGCCAATGAAAATTACTATCGTTTCAATCAATACCGCGTACAAGGTTTACAGATTTTAGGCGGAGCAATGTATAAGTTTGATTTTTAA